The DNA window CGCGCTCGTGGTCGTCGCGTCGGTCGTCCCGGTTCCCGGAGGCGGGGGCGGCGGTGGTCTCGGAGCCGGCGGGAGCGGCGGCGTCGCGGGCGTCGTCGGCCTCACCGACCCGTTCCACCTCGTCGGCTACGCGGTCCTCGCGGCGCTGTCGGCGCGCGCGACGGGTCGCGACGGCCGCGGGCTGCTCCTCGCGGCCACGCTCGCCGTCGCGGTCGGTTTCGGCGTCGAACTCCTCCAGACCGCGGTCCCGTGGCGGACGTTCGCGTGGCGGGACTCGCTCGTCAACGCGGTCGGGGCGGCGGCGGGCGTCGTCGCCGTCGCGGTGCGGTCCGCGCGCGGCGCGGTCGGGGCCGCCGAGCGTCGATGAGGCGGATCCAGGGACGCCGATGGAGAGAATATTTGTGACGGGCAGAGAGAAGTCCCGGCCATGGTCCCCACCCAGCTGACCGTCCTCTCCGCGTTCGCCGCCGTCGTGTTGTTCGCCTGGTCGCCGCTCCTGGCCGTCGAACGGCTCCGCGCGCTGTTCGTCTGGCCGACGCGCACCCTCCTCGCGAACTACCTCGTCGTCGGGGCGGTCGTGGTCGTGGTTCAGGTCCTCTCGTACTTCGTCGTGGCCCTCCTCGTCGCCGGCACCGGCTCCGTCACGGGCGGCGAGGCGGCCGGGATCGTCGCGGGCGTGATCGCCGCGAACGTCCTCGTTCCCGGCGCGGCGGCGGTCGCCTGCCTGCGGTTTCTCCCCGACCGTGGGGTCTGGACGCCCGACTCGTCCGCCGGCGTCGGTGGCCGCGTCGCGCTCGCGGTCGGCGTGGGCTGGTACGCGGTCGTCGCGTCGGTCACCTTCCTCGCGTTCGCGCTCGGGATCATGCTCGTGAACCTCCCGACGTGATCGCCGACCCGCCGGCGTGAGCGTCACCCTTCCGACGTGACGACACGGCTTTACGCGCTCGGCCGCTTCCCCCGCCAATGAGCCAACCGAGCCCCGAGGCCTACGAGCAGGGGCGCGGCATGGACGCGCACAACGCGGTCATGCGCGACATCCGCGCCGAGCGCTCGGAGACGTACGACCCGACGGAGCCGACCAGGGTCTGGATCGACGAGGACAACACCCCCGACGGGGTGGTGAACTCGCTCACGATCATCTTAAACACCGGCGGCTGCCGCTGGGCCCGCGCCGGCGGCTGTACGATGTGCGGCTACGTCGCCGAGTCCGTCGAGGGCGGCAGCGTGAGCCACGAGGACCTGATCACCCAGATCGAGGCCTGCTTGGAACACGAGCGCGAGAACGCCGCGGAGCCCGCCGAGCTGATCAAGATCTACACTTCCGGCTCCTTCCTCGACGAGCGCGAGGTCCCGGCGGAGACGAGGCGGGCGATCGCGGAGACGTTCGCCGACCGCGACCGGATCGTCGTCGAGTCGCTGCCGGACTTCGTGAGTCGGGAGAAGATCGGCGACTTCGCCGACCACGGGATCGCGACCGACGTGGCGGTCGGGCTCGAGACCGCGACCGACCGCGTCCGGCGCGACTGCGTCAACAAGTATTTCGACTTCGCGGACTTCGAGGACGCCTGCGCCGAGGCGGCCGCCGCGGACGACGCCTTCGACGCCGACGTGGGCGTCAAGGCGTATCTCCTCCTGAAGCCGCCGTTCCTCGCGGAGCCCGAGGCCGCCGCGGACATGGTCGACTCGATCCGCCGGTGTGCCGCCGTCGAGGGCTGTCACACCGTCTCGATGAACCCGACCAACGTCCAGCGGTACACCATGGTCGACGAGCTGTTCTTCGAGGGCGGCTACCGCCCGCCGTGGCTCTGGACGGTCGCGCACGTGCTCGAGGAGACCGCCGATGTCGACGCCATCGTCGTCTCCGACCCGGTCGGCCACGGCTCCGACCGCGGCGCGCACAACTGCGGCGAGTGCGACGACCGGGTCCAGACCGCGATCAAGGACTTCGACAAACGCCAGGACCCGAGCGTCTTCGATCAGGTCTCGTGTGCCTGTGAGGACACCTGGGAGGTCGTCATGGCGGAGGAGACGAGCTACAACATGCCGCTGGCGCGGTAGCGGGGCTCAGGGGCCCGTCCGGGCGGAGATCGCCCGAACTCACTCGTCGCCCGTCGGCGTCTCGGTCGCCCCGGATTCCGTCGGCGGACTCTCGGTCGGCGACTCCTCGGCCGGGTCGGTCGCGGCCGCCGCGGTCGATTCGGTCGTCGCGGAGTCGGCGTTCCGGCGCACCCGTCGCCCGAGCAGGTGGACGAGGACCGCGCCGACGAGCACCAGCGCGCCG is part of the Halorubrum aethiopicum genome and encodes:
- a CDS encoding VanZ family protein codes for the protein MNAPRSPTSDPVSDDPPERTAWDRWRPAVSFAALVVVASVVPVPGGGGGGGLGAGGSGGVAGVVGLTDPFHLVGYAVLAALSARATGRDGRGLLLAATLAVAVGFGVELLQTAVPWRTFAWRDSLVNAVGAAAGVVAVAVRSARGAVGAAERR
- a CDS encoding archaeosine biosynthesis radical SAM protein RaSEA → MSQPSPEAYEQGRGMDAHNAVMRDIRAERSETYDPTEPTRVWIDEDNTPDGVVNSLTIILNTGGCRWARAGGCTMCGYVAESVEGGSVSHEDLITQIEACLEHERENAAEPAELIKIYTSGSFLDEREVPAETRRAIAETFADRDRIVVESLPDFVSREKIGDFADHGIATDVAVGLETATDRVRRDCVNKYFDFADFEDACAEAAAADDAFDADVGVKAYLLLKPPFLAEPEAAADMVDSIRRCAAVEGCHTVSMNPTNVQRYTMVDELFFEGGYRPPWLWTVAHVLEETADVDAIVVSDPVGHGSDRGAHNCGECDDRVQTAIKDFDKRQDPSVFDQVSCACEDTWEVVMAEETSYNMPLAR